In Cuculus canorus isolate bCucCan1 chromosome 8, bCucCan1.pri, whole genome shotgun sequence, a single genomic region encodes these proteins:
- the MMACHC gene encoding cyanocobalamin reductase / alkylcobalamin dealkylase isoform X1, producing the protein MERRVRERLRGALGPRGFEAHAFKVGWYNAVLQPAFQLPYPDDTLAFVILSTPSMFDKALKPFVNKERLKIIRDPVDQCVSHHLSHVKEKFPDQRVDVMFDYEILPSRKPKFLAQTAAHVAGAAYYYQRKDVKLDPWGNKIYGVCIHPKYGGWFAIRGLLVFPDIQVPYLEQSAPVDCVSTEEKRIELLEQFNFHWKDGRYRDIIEVKERYSEEQKAYFATPPAERFKLLGLTQEAQRGTIY; encoded by the exons ATGGAGCGGCGCGTGCGGGAGCGGCTCCGCGGCGCCCTGGGCCCCCGCGGCTTCGAGGCGCACGCCTTCAAG GTTGGGTGGTACAATGCTGTTCTCCAGCCAGCCTTTCAGCTCCCTTACCCAGACGACACACTGGCCTTCGTGATCCTCAGCACACCTTCAATGTTTGACAAAGCCCTTAAACCTTTTGTGAACAAAGAACggttaaaaataatcagagatCCTGTGGATCAGTGTGTTTCTCATCATTTATCACATGTGAAGGAG aaattccCTGACCAGAGGGTGGATGTCATGTTTGATTACGAGATCCTGCCGAGCCGAAAGCCCAAGTTCTTGGCGCAGACGGCTGCCCACGTTGCTGGAGCTGCATATTACTACCAAAGGAAGGATGTGAAGCTTGATCCTTGGGGGAACAAG atcTATGGCGTATGTATCCATCCCAAGTATGGTGGTTGGTTTGCTATCCGAGGACTCCTCGTGTTCCCAGATATTCAGGTACCCTACCTCGAACAGTCTGCTCCTGTTGACTGTGtgagcacagaggaaaaaagaattgagctgctggagcaatTCAATTTCCACTGGAAGGATGGCCGCTACAGGGACATCATTGAAGTGAAGGAAAGGTATTCTGAGGAGCAAAAAGCCTACTTTGCCACTCCGCCAGCAGAGAGATTCAAACTGCTAGGGCTGACACAAGAAGCCCAGAGAGGCACAATTTACTGA
- the MMACHC gene encoding cyanocobalamin reductase / alkylcobalamin dealkylase isoform X2: protein MERRVRERLRGALGPRGFEAHAFKVGWYNAVLQPAFQLPYPDDTLAFVILSTPSMFDKALKPFVNKERLKIIRDPVDQCVSHHLSHVKEKFPDQRVDVMFDYEILPSRKPKFLAQTAAHVAGAAYYYQRKDVKLDPWGNKKIYGVCIHPKYGGWFAIRGLLVFPDIQVPYLEQSAPVDCVSTEEKRIELLEQFNFHWKDGRYRDIIEVKERYSEEQKAYFATPPAERFKLLGLTQEAQRGTIY, encoded by the exons ATGGAGCGGCGCGTGCGGGAGCGGCTCCGCGGCGCCCTGGGCCCCCGCGGCTTCGAGGCGCACGCCTTCAAG GTTGGGTGGTACAATGCTGTTCTCCAGCCAGCCTTTCAGCTCCCTTACCCAGACGACACACTGGCCTTCGTGATCCTCAGCACACCTTCAATGTTTGACAAAGCCCTTAAACCTTTTGTGAACAAAGAACggttaaaaataatcagagatCCTGTGGATCAGTGTGTTTCTCATCATTTATCACATGTGAAGGAG aaattccCTGACCAGAGGGTGGATGTCATGTTTGATTACGAGATCCTGCCGAGCCGAAAGCCCAAGTTCTTGGCGCAGACGGCTGCCCACGTTGCTGGAGCTGCATATTACTACCAAAGGAAGGATGTGAAGCTTGATCCTTGGGGGAACAAG aagatcTATGGCGTATGTATCCATCCCAAGTATGGTGGTTGGTTTGCTATCCGAGGACTCCTCGTGTTCCCAGATATTCAGGTACCCTACCTCGAACAGTCTGCTCCTGTTGACTGTGtgagcacagaggaaaaaagaattgagctgctggagcaatTCAATTTCCACTGGAAGGATGGCCGCTACAGGGACATCATTGAAGTGAAGGAAAGGTATTCTGAGGAGCAAAAAGCCTACTTTGCCACTCCGCCAGCAGAGAGATTCAAACTGCTAGGGCTGACACAAGAAGCCCAGAGAGGCACAATTTACTGA